In Streptomyces chartreusis, the following proteins share a genomic window:
- a CDS encoding LLM class F420-dependent oxidoreductase, with the protein MDLRIFTEPQQGATYETLLTVAKATEDLGFDAFFRSDHYLKMGSGDGLPGPTDAWITLAGLARETKRIRLGTLMTAGTFRLPGVLAIQVAQVDQMSGGRVELGLGAGWFEEEHKAYGIPFPKEKFARLEEQLAIVTGLWSTEAGATFDFHGSYYDLTGSPALPKPAQDRIPVLIGGHGATRTPRLAGKYADEFNMPFASIEDSERQFGRVRAAAEEAGRKGDDLVYSNALVVCVGKDDQEVARRAAAIGREVDELKVNGLAGSPEEVVEKIGRYQEAGSQRVYLQVLDLNDLDHLELISSQVQSQLS; encoded by the coding sequence ATGGATCTTCGCATCTTCACCGAGCCCCAGCAGGGGGCGACCTACGAGACCTTGCTCACCGTGGCGAAGGCCACCGAGGACCTCGGATTCGATGCCTTCTTCCGGTCCGACCACTACTTGAAGATGGGTTCCGGGGACGGTCTGCCCGGGCCCACCGACGCATGGATCACGCTCGCCGGCCTCGCCCGTGAGACCAAGCGGATCCGGCTCGGCACCCTGATGACCGCCGGCACCTTCCGGCTTCCCGGCGTGCTCGCCATCCAGGTCGCCCAGGTCGACCAGATGTCCGGCGGCCGTGTCGAACTCGGCCTCGGCGCGGGCTGGTTCGAGGAGGAGCACAAGGCGTACGGCATCCCGTTCCCGAAGGAGAAGTTCGCGCGGCTGGAGGAGCAGCTCGCCATCGTCACCGGGCTGTGGTCGACCGAGGCCGGCGCGACCTTCGACTTCCACGGCTCCTACTACGACCTCACCGGGTCGCCCGCCCTGCCCAAGCCCGCGCAGGACAGGATTCCGGTGCTGATCGGCGGCCACGGCGCCACCCGTACGCCGCGGCTGGCCGGCAAGTACGCCGACGAGTTCAACATGCCGTTCGCCTCGATCGAGGACAGCGAGCGGCAGTTCGGGCGGGTGCGGGCCGCCGCCGAGGAGGCCGGCCGCAAGGGCGACGACCTCGTCTACTCCAACGCCCTCGTGGTGTGCGTGGGCAAGGACGACCAGGAGGTCGCCCGCCGCGCCGCCGCGATCGGCCGCGAGGTCGACGAGCTGAAGGTCAACGGGCTCGCCGGCTCCCCCGAGGAGGTCGTCGAGAAGATCGGCCGCTACCAGGAGGCGGGCTCACAGCGCGTATACCTCCAGGTCCTCGACCTGAACGACCTGGACCACCTGGAACTGATCTCCTCCCAGGTCCAGTCCCAGCTGTCGTAG
- a CDS encoding 3' terminal RNA ribose 2'-O-methyltransferase Hen1 encodes MFLTITTTGTPERPATDLGFLLHKHPEKAQRFSTSYGTAHVLYPEADDQRCTAALLLEVDAVALVRRGKGKGRGGAPDAALAQYVNDRPYAASSLLAVALSAVFSSAMRGVCNARPERAAEPLPLRIEVPSLPARGGPELVRRLFEPLGWAVTVEPVPLDVQFPEWGDSRYVRLVLESQALTLAEALRHLYVLLPVLDDAKHYWVASDEVDKLLRAGEGWLPDHPEQKLITSRYLSRRWSLTREAMERLELVRLAEADDSEVEDIDNAVEAETEAEEKPTPLAVQRRDAILAALKASGAARVLDLGCGQGQLVQAMLKDPAFTEIVGVDVSMRALTIAGRRLKLDRMGERQASRVRLFQSSLAYTDSRLKGYDAAVLSEVVEHLDLPRLPALEYAVFGSARPRTVLVTTPNVEYNVRWESLPAGHVRHSDHRFEWTREEFRAWARAVAERHGYEVEFVPVGLDDPEVGPPTQMAVFNVNVTDEKEAKAA; translated from the coding sequence GTGTTCCTGACCATCACCACCACCGGGACCCCCGAACGCCCCGCGACCGATCTCGGCTTCCTGCTGCACAAGCATCCCGAGAAGGCGCAGCGGTTCTCCACCTCGTACGGCACGGCCCATGTGCTGTACCCCGAGGCGGACGACCAACGCTGCACGGCCGCGCTGCTGCTGGAGGTCGACGCGGTGGCGCTGGTCAGGCGCGGCAAGGGCAAGGGCCGCGGCGGCGCCCCCGACGCGGCGCTCGCGCAGTACGTCAACGACCGCCCCTACGCGGCCTCCTCGCTGCTGGCCGTGGCGCTGAGTGCCGTGTTCTCCAGCGCGATGCGGGGTGTGTGCAATGCCCGTCCCGAGCGCGCCGCCGAGCCGCTGCCGCTGCGCATCGAGGTGCCCTCGCTGCCGGCCCGGGGCGGCCCGGAGCTCGTACGCCGGCTCTTCGAGCCGCTCGGCTGGGCCGTGACCGTCGAGCCCGTGCCGCTGGACGTGCAGTTCCCCGAGTGGGGCGACTCGCGCTATGTCCGGCTCGTTCTGGAGTCGCAGGCACTGACCCTCGCCGAAGCCCTGCGGCACCTGTACGTCCTGCTCCCCGTCCTCGACGACGCCAAGCACTACTGGGTCGCCTCCGACGAGGTCGACAAGCTGCTGCGCGCAGGTGAGGGCTGGCTGCCGGACCACCCGGAGCAGAAGCTGATCACCAGCCGGTACCTCTCGCGCCGCTGGTCGCTGACCCGCGAGGCGATGGAGCGGCTGGAGCTGGTACGGCTCGCGGAGGCCGACGACAGCGAGGTCGAGGACATCGACAACGCCGTGGAGGCCGAGACGGAGGCGGAGGAGAAGCCGACGCCGCTCGCCGTGCAGCGCCGGGACGCGATCCTGGCCGCGCTGAAGGCGTCCGGCGCCGCACGCGTCCTCGACCTCGGCTGCGGACAGGGCCAGTTGGTGCAGGCCATGCTCAAGGACCCGGCGTTCACCGAGATCGTGGGCGTGGACGTGTCGATGCGCGCGCTCACCATCGCCGGCCGGCGGCTGAAGCTGGACCGGATGGGCGAGCGGCAGGCTTCGCGCGTACGGCTCTTCCAGTCCTCCCTCGCCTACACCGACAGCCGCCTCAAGGGCTACGACGCGGCCGTGCTCAGCGAGGTCGTCGAGCACCTCGACCTGCCGCGGCTGCCCGCCCTGGAGTACGCGGTGTTCGGCTCCGCCCGCCCGAGGACCGTCCTGGTGACGACCCCGAACGTCGAGTACAACGTCCGCTGGGAGTCCCTCCCGGCCGGTCACGTCCGGCACAGCGACCACCGGTTCGAGTGGACGCGCGAGGAGTTCCGCGCATGGGCGCGGGCGGTCGCCGAACGGCACGGGTACGAGGTGGAGTTCGTGCCCGTGGGGCTCGACGACCCAGAGGTGGGGCCGCCCACGCAGATGGCCGTATTCAATGTGAACGTGACCGACGAGAAGGAGGCGAAGGCCGCATGA
- a CDS encoding DUF6099 family protein yields the protein MDAVRLIVTSRRALAGSGGAPEIMTEVWQAQALAQAIGSRFAVFGPPELRGEALGLTELAGRGCGVLDTPDLADGALRAAQLTELGDARQTLLNLGSLLGEAGIALVGLASAADDEATYWQCMEAIDAADESRDRVLEMLRRLADRDEVLAEREAG from the coding sequence ATGGACGCGGTGCGGCTCATCGTGACTAGCAGGCGTGCGCTGGCGGGAAGCGGGGGCGCGCCGGAAATCATGACCGAGGTGTGGCAGGCGCAGGCCCTGGCTCAGGCGATAGGAAGCCGGTTCGCGGTCTTCGGTCCACCCGAACTGCGCGGTGAGGCGCTGGGGTTGACGGAGCTGGCGGGGCGCGGCTGCGGGGTCCTCGACACACCGGACCTCGCGGACGGCGCCTTACGGGCGGCCCAGCTCACGGAGCTGGGCGACGCGCGGCAGACGCTGCTGAACCTCGGGAGCCTGCTGGGCGAGGCCGGCATCGCCCTGGTCGGCCTGGCAAGCGCCGCGGACGACGAGGCGACGTACTGGCAGTGCATGGAGGCCATCGACGCGGCGGACGAGTCCCGGGACCGGGTCCTTGAGATGCTGCGCAGACTGGCGGACCGGGACGAGGTGCTGGCGGAGCGGGAGGCGGGGTAG
- a CDS encoding nucleotide pyrophosphohydrolase: MTEPLDVAALQRRLAEFAAARNWQPYHTPKNLVAALSVEASELVEIFQWLTPEESARVMDDAASAARVTDEVADVLAYLLQLCEVLGIDVLAALDAKIDRNERRFPAP; this comes from the coding sequence GTGACCGAACCCCTTGATGTGGCGGCGCTCCAGCGCAGGCTGGCCGAGTTCGCCGCCGCGCGCAACTGGCAGCCGTACCACACACCGAAGAACCTCGTCGCGGCGCTCAGCGTCGAGGCGTCCGAACTCGTGGAGATCTTCCAGTGGTTGACGCCGGAGGAGTCGGCACGGGTCATGGACGACGCGGCGTCCGCGGCGCGCGTGACGGACGAGGTCGCGGATGTGCTGGCGTATCTGTTGCAGCTCTGTGAGGTGCTCGGGATCGATGTGCTGGCTGCGCTGGACGCGAAGATCGACCGCAACGAGCGGAGGTTTCCCGCGCCGTAG
- a CDS encoding AAA family ATPase, which yields MSDTTGGAAHPGRPRLTELRLSAFARHRRAAFPLGPLTLLTGPSGCGKTSALRAYEALARLGGGAGVGEAFSDPVAYVPERARPDAQRRRGFRIGCTADGPEGPVRLDVAVQAEPELRIVGERLSAGGLVLLETALRDPSRPFVQAAWHTAGQSPVTRAPLPDDRLGTALLPLRVAGKTDGQRRVLAAAEQMVVALRSVFACDPRPERMRAAVPAGSGRLLGGCDNLAEVLWRTRAECGQRHALLVAAARAGCAGPVADVLAEVLADGTVRGVLDRGDGVRTELGRLGDGELRHLALSLVLLTGPGVLEVDPAGEVPAAMQTLTVLADGLDRGLDPAQLRELTGLAARMCERGHIRLLGAVSDASGVSGTAGVSVVHLEP from the coding sequence GTGTCCGATACGACGGGCGGCGCGGCGCACCCCGGCCGGCCCCGGCTGACCGAGCTGCGGCTGTCCGCGTTCGCCCGGCACCGGCGGGCCGCGTTCCCGCTCGGACCGCTCACGCTCCTCACCGGGCCCAGCGGCTGCGGCAAGACGAGTGCCCTGCGGGCGTACGAGGCGCTGGCGCGGCTCGGTGGCGGCGCCGGGGTCGGGGAGGCGTTCTCGGACCCGGTCGCGTACGTCCCGGAGCGGGCCCGGCCCGACGCCCAGCGGCGGCGCGGCTTCCGCATCGGGTGCACGGCCGACGGCCCCGAGGGACCGGTCCGGCTCGACGTCGCCGTCCAGGCCGAGCCCGAACTGCGAATCGTGGGGGAGCGGCTCAGTGCGGGCGGCCTCGTCCTGCTGGAGACGGCCCTGCGCGATCCGAGCCGCCCCTTCGTGCAGGCGGCCTGGCACACGGCCGGTCAGTCGCCGGTGACACGGGCTCCGCTGCCCGACGACCGGCTCGGCACCGCACTGCTGCCGCTGCGGGTGGCCGGCAAGACGGACGGGCAGCGCCGGGTGCTCGCCGCCGCGGAGCAGATGGTGGTGGCGCTGCGGTCGGTCTTCGCCTGCGACCCGCGTCCCGAACGGATGCGGGCCGCCGTACCGGCCGGGTCCGGGCGGCTGCTCGGCGGGTGCGACAACCTCGCCGAGGTGCTGTGGCGGACGCGGGCCGAGTGCGGACAGCGGCATGCGCTGCTCGTGGCCGCGGCGCGGGCGGGCTGCGCGGGGCCCGTGGCGGACGTGCTCGCCGAGGTGCTCGCGGACGGAACGGTACGGGGCGTGCTCGACCGGGGCGACGGAGTGCGGACGGAGCTCGGCCGGCTGGGCGACGGTGAGCTGCGTCATCTCGCGCTGTCGTTGGTCCTGCTGACGGGGCCCGGGGTGCTGGAGGTCGACCCCGCGGGGGAGGTGCCCGCGGCGATGCAGACGCTGACCGTGCTGGCGGACGGGCTCGACCGGGGGCTGGACCCGGCCCAGCTGCGGGAGTTGACCGGGCTGGCGGCGCGGATGTGCGAGCGGGGGCACATCCGGCTGCTCGGGGCCGTCAGCGACGCGTCGGGGGTGTCCGGGACGGCCGGCGTGTCGGTGGTACACCTGGAGCCGTGA
- a CDS encoding cell division protein SepF, which yields MNSHDVTDEQWEGLAQVVPLRGRDAWPSAVDHRAMPEAETEPRRRFVVLRVNVFGDAREVAETLMAGIPVLLDLTGAENEVAKRVLDFSTGVVFGLGSGMHRVDRNVFLLTPPGTEVSGLMEGAGVPGT from the coding sequence GTGAACAGCCACGACGTCACCGATGAACAGTGGGAGGGGCTCGCCCAGGTCGTGCCGTTGCGCGGCCGCGACGCGTGGCCGTCGGCGGTCGACCATCGTGCGATGCCGGAGGCGGAGACGGAGCCCCGCCGCCGCTTCGTCGTTCTGCGGGTCAATGTGTTCGGCGACGCGCGCGAGGTCGCCGAGACGCTGATGGCGGGCATCCCGGTGCTCCTGGACCTCACCGGGGCGGAGAACGAGGTCGCCAAGCGCGTCCTCGACTTCAGCACCGGCGTCGTCTTCGGCCTGGGCAGCGGGATGCACCGGGTCGACCGGAACGTGTTCCTGCTGACCCCGCCCGGCACCGAGGTGAGCGGACTGATGGAGGGCGCCGGGGTTCCCGGTACCTGA